A section of the Festucalex cinctus isolate MCC-2025b chromosome 7, RoL_Fcin_1.0, whole genome shotgun sequence genome encodes:
- the cyp11c1 gene encoding cytochrome P450 11C1, producing the protein MSLAPARSMSAAVRMRVPPRLRGAAASRALGVTAGGNEAEKVVGGRVRSFEEIPHTGANRWLNLLTFWREGRFRLLHKHMESSFNSLGPIYREHLGLQSSVNIMLPCDIAELFRCEGLNPRRMVLQPWATHREVRGHEKGVFLKNGAEWRADRLLLNKEVMLSAAVKRFVPHMDEVARDFCRMMQSRVEGQASAKHGKSSLTLNPSPDLFAFALEASCYILYGERIGLFSSTPSLESQKFIWAVERMLATTMPLVYLPAPLLERLGASLWTQHATAWDHIFTHAEARMKRGFQRLSSKADVGETPGVLGQLLEKGQLSREAIKANITELMAGAVDTTAVPLQFALFELARNPAVQEIVRRQVSESVGRANGDPHKALEGAPLLKGTVKEILRLYPVGITVQRYPVQDLVLQNYNIPAGTLVQACLYPMGRSADVFDDPLTFDPARWARMREERADGGGGGSFRSLAFGFGSRQCVGRRIAENEIQLLLMHILLNFHLSVSSSQDLDTKLTLILQPESPPRITFRIL; encoded by the exons ATGTCGCTGGCGCCCGCGAGGAGCATGTCCGCCGCCGTGAGAATGCGCGTCCCGCCGCGGCTCCGCGGGGCCGCCGCCTCGAGGGCCCTCGGCGTGACGGCGGGCGGGAATGAAGCGGAAAAGGTCGTCGGCGGCCGCGTGAGGAGCTTTGAGGAGATCCCGCACACGGGCGCCAACAGATGGCTCAACCTGCTCACATTCTGGCGGGAAGGTCGCTTCAGGCTGCTCCACAAGCACATGGAGAGCTCCTTCAACAGCCTCGGACCCATCTACAG GGAGCACCTGGGCCTGCAAAGCAGCGTCAACATCATGTTGCCGTGCGACATCGCCGAGTTGTTCCGCTGCGAAGGCCTGAACCCGCGACGGATGGTCCTGCAGCCGTGGGCCACGCACCGGGAGGTCCGCGGGCACGAGAAGGGCGTCTTCCTCAA GAACGGCGCCGAGTGGCGCGCCGACCGTCTGCTGCTCAACAAGGAGGTGATGCTGAGCGCCGCCGTCAAGCGTTTCGTCCCCCACATGGACGAGGTGGCGAGGGATTTCTGCCGCATGATGCAGAGCCGGGTGGAGGGCCAGGCCAGCGCCAAGCACGGCAAGAGCAGCCTGACCTTGAACCCCAGTCCGGACCTCTTCGCATTTGCGCTGGAAG CCAGCTGCTACATCCTGTACGGGGAGCGCATCGGCCTCTTCTCGTCGACGCCCTCCCTGGAGTCTCAGAAGTTCATTTGGGCTGTGGAAAGAATGCTGGCCACCACCATGCCCCTCGTCTACCTGCCCGCCCCCCTGCTGGAGCGGCTTGGCGCCTCCTTGTGGACCCAGCACGCCACTGCGTGGGACCACATCTTCACCCATG CCGAGGCCCGAATGAAGCGAGGCTTCCAGCGCTTGTCTTCCAAAGCCGATGTGGGCGAGACCCCCGGAGTTCTGGGCCAGCTCCTGGAGAAAGGACAGTTATCTCGCGAGGCCATCAAAGCCAACATCACTGAGCTGATGGCCGGCGCCGTCGACACG ACAGCGGTACCGCTGCAGTTTGCTCTGTTCGAGTTGGCTCGGAACCCTGCGGTGCAGGAGATCGTCCGGCGCCAGGTGAGCGAGTCGGTGGGACGGGCCAATGGTGACCCGCACAAAGCCCTGGAGGGGGCGCCGCTGCTTAAAGGCACCGTCAAGGAGATTCTCAG GCTGTATCCAGTCGGCATCACGGTTCAACGTTACCCGGTCCAGGATCTTGTTCTTCAGAATTACAACATTCCGGCCGGG ACTTTGGTCCAGGCGTGTCTTTACCCCATGGGGAGGAGCGCCGATGTCTTTGATGACCCGCTGACCTTTGACCCGGCTCGGTGGGCCCGCATGCGCGAGGAAAGGGCCGACGGCGGTGGAGGCGGCTCGTTCCGCTCGCTGGCGTTCGGCTTCGGCTCCAGGCAGTGCGTCGGCCGCAGGATCGCTGAGAATGAGATTCAGCTGCTACTCATGCAC atcCTGCTCAACTTCCACCTGAGCGTGTCCTCTTCTCAAGACCTCGATACCAAGTTGACGCTCATCCTGCAGCCCGAGTCGCCGCCCAGGATCACCTTCAGGATTCTTTGA
- the LOC144023057 gene encoding complexin-3-like, whose amino-acid sequence MESVTRVKKSFRAPIRKFTSCVSAVRKRKLCAKRRCNYKVRRWGRGSCGRSRKAPRPTPDARYPSVVRAYQADLDKERQLREAANAQKNSERAAMRAHFRRKYHLSENSKDADHLKFVGGKVSLPRELSKLVRPDSKTKDDGFNLLDAFQGLRLGGKNGKRGAPATPQRGRACQVM is encoded by the exons ATGGAGTCTGTGACGAGGGTGAAGAAATCTTTCCGCGCGCCGATCAGGAAGTTCACCAGCTGCGTGAGCGCCGTACGCAAAAGGAAGTTGTGTGCCAAACGCAGGTGCAACTACAAGGTTCGACGTTGGGGACGAGGAAGTTGCGGCAGGTCGAGAAAGGCCCCTCGACCAACACCCGACGCCAGATATCCGTCGGTGGTTCGCGCCTACCAGGCCGACTTGGACAAAGAGAGGCAA CTGCGTGAAGCCGCGAACGCTCAGAAGAATTCCGAGAGAGCGGCCATGAGAGCTCACTTCAGGAGAAAATATCACCTGTCAGAG AACTCCAAGGACGCCGACCACCTGAAGTTCGTTGGCGGCAAAGTGTCGCTCCCCCGCGAGCTGTCCAAGCTGGTGCGTCCCGACAGCAAGACCAAAGATGACGGCTTCAACCTGCTCGACGCTTTCCAAGGACTCCGCTTGGGGGGCAAAAACGGCAAACGCGGCGCCCCCGCCACGCCACAGAGAGGGCGGGCTTGTCAAGTCATGTGA